The following coding sequences lie in one Nakaseomyces glabratus chromosome I, complete sequence genomic window:
- the GNT1 gene encoding glucose N-acetyltransferase (CAGL0I09922g~Ortholog(s) have acetylglucosaminyltransferase activity, role in protein N-linked glycosylation and Golgi medial cisterna localization), translated as MRLVSRRRLKGLALVAFALIGITIFVRILMEFQLEREVSFYKKFFRLKKDGLHGVYNPIDIKQIPKQTIDDLYRAKMETVSASKPIDWSKYAYVNYVTEPNYLCNTLIMFHALIKKFGTKAKLELLISNELFKSEIQSRNEQVQRILKKIRELDSEQIVIKEVQNIVKPTDQSPWNESLTKLLVFGLTEYERIIYLDNDAILQDKMDELFFLPNDITFAAPLTYWFMSEKDLEKTYKEVQHDKMSINLNKYTKQLSNRIRNGKEIYNHLPALPQSLYLNSDRVAKEILDSTSSASPLFDADSLKKVGKVKFASNLMVIKPSQETYDYIINDCLPRIVNKKEKYDMDLINEELYNLRHVVSRQVTLFRKLRSAFKPSILVLPFGTYGILTGSIRKPQEHMIMRNDILGYKNIDDEGNEIQKSIEEVVLNNKYIHFSDFPLGKPWAYSSFDQLKCRVDPASSKDVAADQKNCDVWNSIYESYFTQRMVCSKDDSPKASEIQAA; from the coding sequence ATGAGACTTGTGTCGAGAAGACGTTTGAAAGGGCTTGCCCTGGTTGCATTTGCCTTGATTGGTATAACCATTTTTGTCAGAATATTGATGGAATTTCAGTTGGAAAGAGAAGTTAGTTTCTACAAGAAGTTCTTCAGGTTGAAGAAAGATGGGTTGCATGGCGTGTACAACCCTATTGATATTAAGCAGATACCAAAACAAACCATCGATGATTTATACCGGGCGAAAATGGAGACAGTGAGTGCGTCAAAACCTATTGATTGGTCCAAGTATGCATACGTGAATTATGTGACTGAGCCAAACTACCTCTGTAACACTTTAATTATGTTTCACGCGTTGATCAAGAAGTTTGGAACAAAGGCTAAGTTGGAGTTATTGATCTCCAATGAGTTGTTCAAGTCAGAGATTCAGTCCAGAAATGAGCAAGTTCAAAggatcttgaagaagatacgCGAACTAGACTCTGAACAGATTGTTATTAAAGAAGTTCAGAATATTGTGAAGCCTACTGATCAATCTCCGTGGAATGAGAGTCTAACCAAACTATTAGTGTTTGGTTTAACAGAATATGAAAgaattatatatttggaTAACGACGCGATCCTACAGGATAAAATGGATGAACTGTTCTTTTTGCCAAATGACATCACATTTGCGGCGCCATTAACATATTGGTTCATGTCAGAGAAAGACTTGGAGAAGACTTATAAGGAAGTTCAACACGATAAAATGAGTATTAATTTGAACAAATACACAAAACAATTATCCAATAGAATAAGAAACGGGAAGGAAATTTATAACCATTTACCAGCTCTTCCTCAATCTTTGTATTTGAACTCGGATAGAGTGGCCAAGGAAATTCTGGACTCTACATCTTCAGCATCTCCATTATTCGATGCAGActcattgaagaaagttgGAAAAGTGAAGTTCGCCTCCAATCTGATGGTCATTAAGCCATCACAAGAAACTTACgattatattattaatgatTGTCTTCCAAGAATTGTTaacaaaaaagagaaatacGATATGGATCTAATAAATGAGGAGCTGTATAATTTGAGACATGTGGTATCCAGACAGGTTACTTTATTTAGAAAGCTGAGGTCCGCCTTCAAGCCAAGTATTCTTGTATTACCATTTGGCACGTACGGTATATTGACTGGATCCATAAGAAAACCACAAGAACACATGATTATGCGTAATGATATACTGGGCTACAAGAATATCGATGATGAGGGAAATGAGATACAGAAGTCCATTGAGGAAGTGGTTCTAAACAACAAGTATATTCACTTTTCTGATTTTCCTTTGGGTAAACCATGGGCGTATAGCTCTTTTGATCAACTGAAATGTAGAGTTGACCCCGCTTCATCCAAGGATGTCGCAGCGGATCAAAAGAATTGTGATGTATGGAATTCTATTTATGAGTCATACTTTACACAAAGAATGGTCTGTTCGAAGGACGATTCCCCAAAAGCCAGTGAGATTCAAGCCGCATGA
- a CDS encoding uncharacterized protein (CAGL0I09834g~Ortholog(s) have lipid droplet localization): MICSLCPAPPDDNINIDANGNNGNAERRKRRFSLRSKSHAVQQNIVLPGNINPSNDNNATQNEVDAAAVLPDPVNAINNVTLKYKTVQHITAIPFINRFDEGRLAGRFEECAERFLNSRVMINLAPITTKIDRLIDKLMTITESLIPCLRPDEEVEFPRPPLDEDTERNRNGHNFIVASVVPEGQSIVAPKNVRKLGGRKACILIRTNANAKKDKIKIRQLGRTEQTDKIISMITNSTVIPGVDNNQNLVRISNFDGGNVVIAEDESLRCFEVIYFLINSTNEILMTFIDSQSLIYAAVIGRMTDITSVIEGKLYPLKKCIMNILNKPLDEPEAIHPVITIPPVDGGNGNNEDIEGNIPQQPLRPIE; encoded by the coding sequence ATGATTTGCTCACTTTGCCCCGCTCCTCCTGATGACAATATCAATATCGATGCTAATGGTAATAATGGCAACGCcgaaagaagaaaaaggcGGTTTTCCTTGAGGTCCAAGAGCCATGCTGTACAGCAAAATATTGTCTTGCCCGGCAACATAAACCCTAGTAACGATAACAACGCTACTCAAAATGAGGTTGATGCCGCTGCTGTTCTGCCAGACCCAGTAAACGCCATCAACAATGTCACTCTGAAGTACAAAACTGTCCAACACATTACCGCTATTCCCTTCATAAACAGATTTGACGAAGGTCGCTTGGCTGGTAGATTTGAGGAATGTGCTGAAAGGTTTTTAAATTCAAGAGTGATGATCAATCTGGCACCAATTACAACGAAGATTGATAGACTTATCGATAAATTGATGACCATCACTGAGTCCCTCATTCCATGCCTAAGACCAGATGAAGAAGTAGAGTTCCCACGACCACCTCTTGATGAAGACACTGAGCGTAATCGAAACGGTcataattttattgttgCTAGTGTAGTTCCAGAAGGTCAATCTATCGTGGCACCAAAAAATGTAAGAAAACTTGGTGGTAGGAAAGCGTGTATACTAATCAGAACAAATGCCAACGCCAAAAAGGACAAGATTAAAATCAGACAACTAGGTCGTACTGAACAAACCGATAAAATTATCTCAATGATTACAAACTCAACAGTTATTCCTGGTGTTGACAACAACCAAAACCTGGTCAGAATCAGTAATTTTGATGGCGGTAATGTCGTTATTGCCGAGGATGAATCTCTACGTTGTTTTGAAGTGATATATTTCTTAATTAATAGTACTAATGAAATTCTAATGACTTTCATTGACAGTCAATCCTTGATATATGCAGCTGTCATTGGCAGGATGACAGATATTACAAGTGTTATTGAAGGTAAGCTATATCCTTTGAAGAAATGTATAATGAACATTTTGAACAAACCATTGGATGAACCCGAAGCCATTCACCCAGTCATAACTATCCCACCTGTTGATGGAGGAAATGGGAACAATGAAGATATCGAAGGTAACATCCCACAACAACCATTAAGACCAATTGAATAA
- the HSH49 gene encoding U2 snRNP complex subunit HSH49 (CAGL0I09900g~Ortholog(s) have RNA binding activity, role in mRNA splicing, via spliceosome and U2 snRNP, U2-type prespliceosome, cytosol localization), with translation MSDPEATIYVGNIDTKVTKELLYELFTQVGQVKKVKYPKDKISQEYQGFAFIEFFSTADADYVLNVMNNNVKLYQKVLKIRRSNQAVQKDDANKKHELDASLLPVAKVFVKDIADTVEVRHLTQLFSKFGPLAKTPEVFTVSNGEVRCAFIYFKFYDNADLAIQTLNGQFIMNKKASLEYAFKENGRKNLRYGTEADRILNKEARKNGILK, from the coding sequence ATGAGTGATCCGGAAGCCACAATATATGTCGGTAATATAGATACAAAGGTTACAAAAGAGCTTTTGTATGAGTTGTTTACGCAAGTTGGACAAGTGAAAAAAGTTAAATATCCTAAGGATAAAATATCACAGGAGTACCAAGGGTTTGCCTTCATAGAGTTCTTTTCTACAGCAGATGCTGATTATGTGTTAAATGTCATGAACAATAATGTGAAGTTATATCAAAAGGTCTTAAAAATACGACGTTCCAACCAGGCAGTACAGAAAGATGATGCCAACAAGAAACATGAGCTTGATGCTTCTCTACTACCAGTAGCAAAAGTCTTTGTGAAAGATATCGCCGATACAGTGGAAGTACGACATTTGACACAGCTATTTAGCAAATTTGGTCCCCTGGCCAAGACTCCGGAAGTCTTCACTGTTTCTAATGGTGAAGTACGATGTGCATTTatctatttcaaattttatgATAACGCTGATCTTGCGATCCAAACGTTGAATGGCCAGTTCATTATGAATAAGAAAGCTAGTCTAGAGTATGCGTTTAAAGAGAATGGAAGGAAGAATCTGCGCTACGGTACTGAGGCGGATAGAATATTAAACAAAGAAGCCAGAAAAAATGGCATTCTGAAATAG
- the DGK1 gene encoding diacylglycerol kinase (CAGL0I09812g~Ortholog(s) have diacylglycerol kinase activity, role in phosphatidic acid biosynthetic process and integral component of endoplasmic reticulum membrane localization): MSHSQSNSNSDSNIKNRKRTGSRVDPMYDAKNPKYKHAEDIHLPVTEIHLKSHEWFGDFITKHEIPRKLFHSSIGFITLYYYTKGVDYRLVNPFLIVGFVTVFVLDCIRLNWPFFNFLYCRVVGALMRKKEIHTYNGVLWYLLGLIYSFTFFSKDVILISLFLLSWSDTAASTIGRRYGYLTPKITKNKSLAGSLAAFVVGFLTCLSFYGFFVPHYNWANKSGEIMWTPETSRLGLYQISFLGGFVASLSEGVEIFNWDDNFTIPVLSSIFMNAVIKFFRI; this comes from the coding sequence ATGTCGCATTCTCAGAGCAATTCGAACTCAGAttcaaatataaagaaCAGGAAAAGAACAGGAAGTCGAGTGGATCCCATGTATGATGCTAAGAATCCAAAATACAAACATGCGGAGGACATACATTTGCCTGTAACAGAAATACATTTGAAGTCCCACGAATGGTTTGGTGATTTCATCACAAAGCATGAGATTCCAAGAAAGCTGTTTCATTCCTCGATTGGTTTCATTACGCTATACTACTACACCAAAGGTGTTGATTACAGACTTGTCAACCCATTTCTAATTGTTGGTTTTGTTACTGTGTTCGTTTTAGACTGCATAAGACTGAATTGGCCGTTCTTCAACTTTCTATACTGTCGTGTTGTGGGCGCATTAATgaggaagaaagaaattcatACATACAATGGTGTTTTATGGTACCTATTGGGACTGATCTACTCTTTCACTTTCTTCTCAAAGGATGTCATACTGATCTCTTTGTTCTTGCTAAGTTGGTCTGATACAGCCGCCTCGACCATTGGCAGGAGATACGGTTACCTGACCCCTAAGATTACCAAGAACAAGTCATTAGCCGGTTCTCTTGCGGCTTTTGTGGTTGGATTCCTGACCTGCCTATCATTTTACGGATTCTTTGTACCACACTACAACTGGGCCAACAAGTCAGGCGAGATCATGTGGACCCCAGAAACAAGCAGATTGGGACTATACCAAATATCGTTCCTAGGTGGCTTTGTAGCTTCACTAAGTGAAGGTGTTGAGATATTTAACTGGGACGACAATTTCACTATCCCAGTTTTGTCCTCCATTTTCATGAACGCCGtcatcaaattcttcaGAATCTGA
- the AIM39 gene encoding Aim39p (CAGL0I09966g~Ortholog(s) have cytosol, mitochondrion localization), producing the protein MTYISRTMLWQRYLGTRISSTILPVAVRRIHYGGGRLQDPRYVFSKPPTNDPNQSKEGRDGKHFFTPSVNDGTENSTLHNNSRLSESEMSSIANAIAEQKRKRLKRSIITIFSAFVTAVLGYTIGYKVWYLKEQSFIPLYPCSRVRKLSTRDLRRVSVKKIEDISEVRVLERLSQHKMIQEEYGVPLRDSNGKAPHVSDFSVWCEDQDPCVTGLVFEPDSNRQSSHSWYRIPYVFKWRITHRPISISSFIDDVLNWINVSTSDLFEVISPEKVYGSFKYEYPIQGDNHSLHICFLGEMKLDENTTVIYKGKYHVDVKLERIDLLRTENKKLVRYILFKEEDEK; encoded by the coding sequence ATGACCTATATATCAAGGACAATGTTGTGGCAGCGATATCTTGGTACAAGGATAAGCAGTACTATATTACCTGTGGCAGTAAGACGAATACATTATGGAGGTGGAAGACTGCAGGATCCACGGTATGTTTTTTCTAAACCCCCCACAAATGATCCAAACCAATCCAAAGAGGGTCGTGATGGGAAGCATTTCTTTACTCCATCAGTCAACGATGGGACCGAAAACAGTACATTGCATAACAATAGTCGGCTCAGTGAGTCTGAAATGTCATCAATCGCCAATGCTATTGCTgaacagaaaagaaaaagactGAAGAGAAGCATTATTACCATATTTTCCGCATTTGTTACAGCAGTACTTGGTTATACTATTGGTTATAAAGTTTGGTACCTGAAAGAGCAAAGTTTTATACCGTTATATCCCTGCTCAAGGGTGAGGAAATTGAGTACAAGAGATTTAAGACGAGTCAGTGTTAAAAAGATTGAGGACATTTCAGAAGTGCGGGTATTAGAGAGATTATCCCAGCATAAAATGATTCAGGAGGAGTATGGTGTCCCACTGAGAGACAGTAATGGCAAAGCACCACACGTGAGTGATTTTTCTGTGTGGTGTGAAGACCAAGATCCTTGTGTCACTGGCTTAGTATTTGAGCCCGACAGCAATAGACAGAGCTCACATTCGTGGTACCGAATTCCCTATGTATTTAAATGGCGTATCACTCACAGACCGATAAGCATCTCAAGTTTTATTGACGATGTATTAAACTGGATCAATGTATCCACTTCTGATTTGTTTGAGGTTATATCCCCGGAGAAAGTTTACGGGTCATTCAAATATGAGTATCCTATTCAAGGCGACAACCATTCATTACACATTTGTTTCCTCGGAGAAATGAAACTGGATGAAAACACAACAGTTATATACAAAGGCAAATATCATGTGGACGTTAAGTTGGAGAGAATAGATTTACTTCGTACTGAGAATAAGAAACTAGTTCGctatattttatttaaagAGGAAGACGAAAAGTAA
- the FAA1 gene encoding long-chain fatty acid-CoA ligase FAA1 (CAGL0I09878g~Ortholog(s) have medium-chain fatty acid-CoA ligase activity, myristoyl-CoA ligase activity, oleoyl-CoA ligase activity, palmitoyl-CoA ligase activity), with protein MAVTVTVGEARPGETAPRRAAKVAEKALDRPPNMKCSTVYEFILECCEKHGGKNAIGWRDIIDVHEETKTIEKFNKKSGQMEKVDKNWLYYELSGYHYNTFTEVIEVMHSVGRGLVKLGMEPKSEDKLHIFAATSHKWMKMFLGAQSQGIPIVTAYDTLGEKGLIHSLKQTSSAAIFTDNQLLGKLINPLKVAEKIRYVIYYDNISAEDKRQGGKLYREAQEAVDKIKEVRPDIKLVSFDELLELGQKAKGEIEPHPPTRDDISCIMYTSGSTGDPKGVVLKHSNVVAGVGGATINVCDYVGDTDKLICFLPLAHIFEMAFELLSFHWGSCIGYANVKTLTSASVRNCKSDLEEFQPTIMVGVAAVWETVKKGILNQINELPRVTKGIFWAAYHSKLKMQKMGIPGGDTIGNIIFKKVRKATGGHLRYLLNGGSPISVNAQEFISNLICPMLIGYGLTETCASLCILNPGHFEYGVVGDLTGCVTVKLVDVEELGYFAKDNKGEIWVKGENVLPEYYKNEEETKESLTEDGWFKTGDIGMWTDTGSLKIIDRKKNLVKTMNGEYIALEKLESVYRSNSYVQNICVYADQNKVKPVGIIVPNHTPLVKLAKELGIMKKQETDIEPYLHNKKLQNAVFEDMIKTAKKQGLVGIELLQGAVFFDDEWTPQNGFVTSAQKLQRKKILKAVEKDVESVYAD; from the coding sequence ATGGCTGTTACTGTAACTGTAGGAGAAGCGCGCCCTGGGGAGACTGCTCCGCGTCGGGCTGCCAAGGTTGCTGAGAAGGCGCTGGACAGGCCGCCTAACATGAAGTGTTCTACTGTGTATGAGTTTATTCTTGAGTGTTGTGAGAAGCACGGCGGGAAGAATGCTATTGGGTGGAGAGATATTATTGACGTGCACGAGGAGACCAAGACTATTGAGAAGTTCAACAAGAAGAGCGGGCAGATGGAGAAAGTGGACAAGAACTGGCTGTACTACGAGCTTTCCGGGTACCACTACAACACCTTTACTGAGGTTATTGAGGTGATGCACTCGGTCGGGCGTGGTCTGGTTAAGCTGGGCATGGAGCCCAAGTCCGAGGACAAGCTGCACATATTTGCCGCCACCTCTCACAAGTGGATGAAGATGTTCTTGGGTGCGCAATCCCAGGGCATCCCTATTGTCACTGCTTATGACACCTTGGGTGAGAAAGGTCTGATCCACTCCTTGAAGCAGACCAGCTCTGCGGCGATATTCACAGACAACCAGCTTCTGGGTAAACTGATTAACCCATTGAAGGTCGCCGAGAAGATTAGATACGTGATATACTACGATAACATCTCCGCAGAGGACAAGAGACAAGGCGGGAAACTATATCGCGAGGCCCAGGAGGCTGTCGATAAGATCAAGGAGGTGAGACCAGATATCAAGCTGGTGAGCTTCGATGAATTACTGGAGTTGGGCCAAAAAGCAAAGGGCGAGATTGAACCACACCCTCCTACCAGAGACGACATCTCCTGTATTATGTACACATCTGGTTCCACAGGTGATCCTAAGGGTGTTGTCTTGAAACACAGCAACGTGGTAGCTGGTGTAGGTGGTGCAACCATAAATGTCTGCGACTACGTCGGTGACACTGACAAACTGATCTGCTTCTTGCCCCTGGCTCACATCTTTGAAATGGCTTTTGAGCTGTTGTCCTTCCATTGGGGTTCCTGTATCGGTTATGCCAATGTCAAGACATTGACTAGCGCATCTGTAAGAAACTGTAAGAGTGACTTAGAGGAATTCCAACCAACTATTATGGTCGGTGTTGCTGCCGTATGGGAAACTGTTAAGAAAGGTATTTTGAACCAGATCAACGAATTGCCTCGTGTCACCAAGGGTATCTTCTGGGCTGCTTACCATTCCAAATTGAAGATGCAAAAGATGGGTATTCCAGGTGGTGATACTATCGGTAAtatcatattcaaaaagGTAAGAAAGGCCACTGGTGGCCATTTAAGATACCTTTTGAATGGTGGTTCTCCAATCAGTGTCAATGCTCAGGAATTTATCTCAAACTTAATCTGCCCAATGCTAATTGGTTACGGTTTGACTGAAACATGTGCTAGTTTGTGTATTTTGAACCCTGGCCATTTCGAGTATGGTGTTGTTGGTGATTTAACTGGTTGTGTCACTGTTAAGCTGGTCGACGTTGAAGAACTGGGTTACTTTGCCAAGGACAACAAAGGTGAAATATGGGTGAAAGGTGAAAACGTGCTCCCTGAATATTACAAGAATGAGGAAGAAACTAAGGAATCTTTAACTGAGGATGGTTGGTTCAAGACCGGTGACATTGGTATGTGGACTGACACCGGTAGTCTAAAAATCATCgacagaaagaaaaacctAGTCAAAACTATGAACGGTGAATACATTGCATTGGAGAAATTGGAATCAGTTTATAGATCTAACTCCTACGTTCAAAACATCTGTGTTTATGCTGACCAAAACAAGGTTAAGCCTGTGGGTATCATCGTTCCTAACCACACACCATTGGTCAAATTGGCCAAGGAACTTGGAATAATGAAAAAGCAGGAAACAGACATCGAACCATACTTGCACAAtaaaaaacttcaaaatgCAGTATTTGAAGACATGATCAAAACGGCTAAGAAGCAAGGCTTAGTTGGCATCGAATTGTTACAAGGTGCTGTGTTCTTCGATGACGAATGGACACCTCAAAATGGGTTTGTCACCTCTGctcaaaaacttcaaagaaaaaagattCTAAAGGCAGTTGAAAAGGACGTCGAAAGTGTGTACGCCGATTAA
- the PSH1 gene encoding ubiquitin-protein ligase PSH1 (CAGL0I09988g~Ortholog(s) have ubiquitin-protein transferase activity, role in protein ubiquitination involved in ubiquitin-dependent protein catabolic process and chromosome, centromeric region, nucleus localization), with product MSDPLHTLVLHRSEKTKNKILSKLLDTTICSICHDYMFVPMTTECGHSYCYTCLKTWFSSDTNRGGLSCPECRAIVNRIPIVNTALQSWLNNTLDILGVKKNDDDRYKKLMSAQSAEVRTYQDDKKADDLFGNIFKSSAQAIADESDDGIIRCSNCLWELDVDEDTNECPNCSARIRNGIPRGNGTSESTREDLYNRDEYSEGEYEEIEDELRNTGVVISNGRIEPAHLPEGYEEDDFSYDDEDEDTPISGSRRQHAASRFSSANMRSRLSLHDDEAEEEDDDDNDSGHSIAEQEEAGDYDNEERDSDLDSFIADDDEVLEEEPEEVQEIRSSAEDDNHDSDFYEKQPDSFVSGDSLDDESSAEEHGTSPKRQKRFRIVLDESDDEE from the coding sequence ATGAGTGATCCACTGCATACATTGGTACTTCACAGAAGCGAAAAGACCAAGAATAAGATACTATCGAAGCTACTGGATACTACGATATGCTCCATATGTCATGACTACATGTTTGTTCCCATGACCACTGAATGTGGGCACTCTTATTGTTATACTTGTCTTAAAACATGGTTCAGCAGCGATACCAACCGTGGTGGATTAAGTTGTCCGGAATGTCGCGCTATTGTAAACAGAATACCTATAGTTAATACTGCATTGCAAAGCTGGTTGAACAACACATTAGACATCTTGGGTGTTAAGAAGAATGACGATGATAGGTATAAGAAATTGATGTCTGCACAGTCCGCAGAAGTGAGAACATACCAGGATGATAAGAAAGCAGATGATCTTTTTGGAAATATATTCAAGAGCTCTGCCCAAGCAATCGCAGATGAATCAGATGATGGTATTATACGTTGTAGTAACTGCCTATGGGAACTGgatgttgatgaagatacCAATGAATGTCCAAATTGTTCCGCACGCATAAGGAATGGCATACCGAGAGGGAATGGTACATCAGAAAGCACAAGAGAAGACTTGTATAATAGAGATGAATATAGTGAAGGTGAGTACGAGGAGATTGAAGATGAACTCAGAAATACTGGAGTAGTTATAAGTAATGGAAGAATTGAACCAGCCCATTTGCCAGAAGGGTATGAGGAAGATGATTTTTCAtatgacgatgaagatgaagacaCACCAATATCTGGAAGTCGAAGACAACATGCAGCAAGTAGATTTTCTAGTGCAAATATGAGATCTAGGTTATCCCTTCATGATGAtgaagcagaagaagaagatgatgatgataatgatagcGGCCATTCTATAGCGGAACAGGAAGAAGCTGGAGATTATGATAACGAAGAGAGAGATTCTGATTTGGACTCTTTCATtgctgatgatgatgaagtaCTAGAAGAAGAACCTGAAGAGGTTCAGGAAATACGGTCAAGTGCTGAAGACGATAATCATGACTCAGACTTTTATGAGAAGCAACCTGATTCTTTTGTTAGTGGAGATAGTTTAGACGATGAAAGTAGTGCTGAAGAGCATGGAACAAGCCCAAAGAGACAAAAAAGGTTTCGAATAGTACTAGATGAGAGTGACGATGAAGAATAG
- the SFG1 gene encoding Sfg1p (CAGL0I09856g~Ortholog(s) have role in mitotic cell cycle, pseudohyphal growth and cytoplasm, nucleus localization), translated as MEDICLTPNGKLVRASVCPETPNKKRKRLPDPCPGAHDHITPSKSQRQRGRLTFQPLSPEYEDEDEEERHLQEEQFQLRMRRLRCNGSISPLSEPELDQELELELDLGLQGQGSVPLHKAHTQEINAKVQQGLTLPMHKKATVPQKQVQVKVQQQIQIHGKKHTPRHKVMKPTRSILRIAHGSLNYVVSSSRGSVADATIYATEINATTTTEKMPMVTQPWEKLTIPVNTAIKDKYRRMKAEYFHEETLDAQLLEVPDAAIIRGLAFSPSTSSD; from the coding sequence ATGGAAGATATATGCCTTACGCCCAACGGGAAGCTGGTGCGGGCCAGCGTATGCCCCGAGACGCCCAACAAGAAGCGTAAGCGGCTGCCGGACCCGTGCCCGGGCGCTCACGACCACATCACCCCTTCCAAGAGCCAGCGCCAGCGCGGCAGGCTCACGTTCCAGCCGCTGTCCCCCGAGTACGAGGACGAGGACGAGGAGGAGCGCCACTTGCAAGAGGAACAGTTCCAACTTCGCATGCGCAGGCTGCGGTGCAACGGCAGCATCAGCCCTCTCAGCGAGCCTGAGCTCGATCAGGAGCTGGAGCTGGAGCTGGATCTTGGACTGCAAGGTCAAGGTTCAGTACCGCTGCATAAAGCACACACACAGGAGATAAACGCAAAGGTCCAGCAGGGCCTCACCCTACCGATGCACAAGAAGGCAACAGTACCACAAAAGCAAGTGCAAGTAAAAGTGCAGCAACAAATACAGATACACGGGAAGAAACACACGCCACGCCACAAGGTCATGAAACCCACGCGGTCTATCCTCAGGATAGCGCACGGGAGTCTGAACTACGTGGTGAGCTCAAGCCGGGGCTCTGTCGCGGACGCTACCATATACGCGACAGAGATCAACGCGACGACAACCACAGAGAAGATGCCCATGGTCACGCAGCCCTGGGAAAAGCTTACCATCCCCGTGAACACCGCCATCAAGGACAAGTACAGACGCATGAAGGCAGAGTACTTCCACGAGGAGACGCTGGACGCCCAGCTTCTCGAAGTCCCAGACGCCGCCATCATCCGCGGCCTGGCCTTCTCCCCGAGCACGAGCTCAGACTGA